The following are from one region of the Leptospira neocaledonica genome:
- a CDS encoding alkene reductase: MNLLFTEYTLGKNKLKNRAVMAPMTRSRAIGNIPNDLMAEYYAQRASAGLQITEGVSPSPNGLGYARIPGIFSEEQVQGWKKVTDAVHAKQGRIFVQLMHSGRVGNHLNLPKGAELVGPSAIGLKGTTWTDAEGSQPYSSPREMNLKDIQAAILEYAKAAENAIKAGFDGIELHGANGYLIEQFLHPSANHRNDEYGGDWKKRNRFAVEVATAVVEAIGADKVGIRLSPYGVFNDLEIHDEIEEQYKDLAISLGKLGLVYIHIVNHSSMGAPAPKDSTVAEIRELYKSQNPNGAYILSGGYDPERADSDLKEKNADLIAFGRNFISNPDLVERLEKGIPLAEADASLFYTPGEKGYTDYPVAALSKV, from the coding sequence ATGAACCTATTATTTACCGAATATACATTAGGAAAGAATAAGCTAAAAAACAGAGCCGTTATGGCTCCTATGACTAGATCCAGAGCAATCGGAAATATTCCGAATGATTTGATGGCGGAATACTATGCCCAAAGAGCGAGTGCCGGTCTACAAATTACGGAAGGTGTTTCTCCTTCTCCCAATGGTTTAGGATACGCAAGGATCCCAGGGATTTTTTCGGAAGAGCAAGTCCAGGGTTGGAAGAAGGTAACGGATGCGGTTCATGCAAAGCAAGGAAGAATATTCGTGCAGCTTATGCATTCCGGAAGAGTAGGGAATCATCTCAACCTTCCTAAGGGAGCAGAGTTGGTAGGACCTTCTGCTATCGGATTAAAAGGAACTACTTGGACGGATGCTGAAGGAAGCCAACCTTATTCTTCTCCAAGAGAAATGAATTTAAAAGATATCCAAGCTGCTATCCTCGAATACGCGAAGGCTGCAGAAAACGCTATTAAGGCAGGCTTTGATGGAATTGAACTTCACGGCGCTAACGGATATTTGATCGAACAATTTTTACATCCAAGCGCAAATCATCGAAATGATGAATATGGCGGAGATTGGAAAAAAAGAAATAGATTCGCTGTGGAAGTTGCTACTGCAGTGGTAGAAGCGATCGGCGCGGACAAAGTCGGAATCAGACTTTCTCCTTATGGTGTATTCAATGATTTAGAAATTCATGATGAAATAGAAGAACAATACAAGGACCTCGCAATATCTTTAGGAAAATTGGGGCTTGTTTATATCCATATAGTAAACCATTCTTCTATGGGAGCTCCCGCGCCTAAGGATTCCACAGTTGCAGAAATCCGAGAATTATATAAATCTCAAAATCCAAATGGAGCATATATACTTTCGGGCGGTTATGATCCGGAACGTGCCGATTCGGATTTAAAAGAAAAAAATGCAGATCTAATCGCATTCGGTCGTAACTTTATTTCGAATCCGGATTTAGTGGAAAGATTAGAGAAAGGGATCCCTCTTGCGGAGGCGGATGCTTCTCTCTTCTATACTCCGGGAGAAAAAGGATATACTGATTATCCTGTGGCTGCGCTTTCTAAGGTTTAA
- a CDS encoding SH3 domain-containing protein, with protein MAAMAFKFRILLLLLLPPLYLSLVAQTSDPYHYILITSGVLNVRETPENGKIVFTLNRGNKVKILPDETKGPIDWAKIKSEDGRTGFVSRKYLGLTPPDTLDEYKLIGFVWSGYDPKDLPVFVPLAFFGPKGWQEAKDEYEFDYKFRSGVNTSLPSFSLLEGDKGPSFSASSPTTYGCQEFPALKVKPAGDIKAKKDWLVYSPDLGLQSIPLQELSKTDTDYTLFKNLAETTWKARGYPETEWLHSTLEEVYSFKNNKKETFLSGRIAYHKKGAERRYLYLLGRKFGTDRVLVSYEKSEKLTEELGFYGGSYHLIGVIYREEDPVPILLFTDIGYDSSIKSLYELKNGTLQLLLRGAGDAC; from the coding sequence GTGGCTGCAATGGCGTTTAAATTTCGGATCTTACTACTCTTACTACTGCCTCCATTGTATCTTTCTTTGGTCGCTCAGACCTCAGATCCGTATCACTATATATTGATCACCTCAGGTGTGTTAAACGTCAGAGAAACTCCTGAAAACGGAAAGATTGTCTTCACATTAAACAGGGGAAATAAGGTTAAGATCCTTCCCGACGAAACAAAAGGTCCGATTGATTGGGCTAAGATCAAATCAGAAGATGGTAGAACAGGTTTTGTTTCCAGAAAATATTTAGGACTCACACCACCGGACACTTTGGACGAATACAAATTGATTGGATTCGTTTGGTCTGGATACGATCCAAAGGATCTTCCTGTCTTCGTTCCTTTAGCATTCTTCGGTCCAAAAGGTTGGCAAGAAGCAAAAGACGAATACGAATTCGATTATAAATTCAGAAGTGGAGTAAATACTTCTCTTCCTTCTTTTTCATTATTAGAAGGGGACAAAGGTCCCTCTTTTTCTGCGTCCTCACCCACTACGTATGGCTGCCAAGAATTCCCCGCGTTAAAAGTAAAACCCGCAGGAGATATTAAGGCCAAAAAAGATTGGTTGGTATACTCTCCGGATCTAGGACTACAATCTATTCCACTACAAGAATTATCAAAGACAGATACAGATTATACTCTTTTCAAAAACTTGGCGGAGACAACTTGGAAGGCTAGAGGCTATCCCGAAACAGAATGGCTTCATTCCACATTAGAAGAAGTATATTCCTTCAAAAATAATAAAAAGGAAACCTTTCTTTCGGGTAGGATTGCTTACCACAAAAAGGGTGCAGAAAGAAGATATCTTTACCTACTCGGACGGAAATTCGGAACAGACAGAGTTTTGGTCTCTTACGAAAAATCCGAAAAACTTACGGAAGAATTAGGATTTTACGGCGGTTCATATCATTTGATCGGAGTCATTTATAGAGAAGAAGATCCGGTCCCTATATTATTATTTACTGATATAGGATATGACTCTTCTATTAAATCTTTATATGAATTAAAGAACGGTACCCTGCAGTTATTATTGAGAGGCGCAGGCGACGCTTGTTGA
- a CDS encoding LIC10415 family protein gives MDVQLTNLVSSAEKLLRDKRSSVPGRTGVPSEAQNAADKTEFSSSLTSRYLKVQETLGNLQEQLSKEQMKLGVLSEAKSTPKEELINVLFGETPLFRELVENPNQDLNQLREQVQVKKDQLMDSIRKYEVESENVLSVGMLKNPENFRKSIENLSGKDIQMKQLSEKTIERLIQD, from the coding sequence ATGGACGTTCAACTTACGAATCTAGTCTCATCAGCAGAGAAACTTCTCCGCGACAAGAGATCTTCCGTTCCAGGAAGAACGGGAGTGCCCTCGGAAGCCCAGAACGCAGCCGACAAAACCGAGTTTTCTAGCAGCTTGACTTCTAGATACTTGAAAGTTCAAGAAACCTTGGGGAATCTCCAAGAACAACTTTCTAAAGAACAAATGAAACTCGGAGTATTGAGCGAAGCTAAGAGTACACCTAAAGAGGAACTGATCAATGTTCTTTTTGGAGAAACTCCTTTGTTCAGAGAATTGGTAGAAAATCCAAATCAGGATCTAAACCAATTGAGAGAACAGGTCCAAGTAAAGAAGGACCAACTAATGGATTCTATCCGCAAATACGAAGTGGAATCCGAGAACGTGCTCTCCGTCGGAATGCTTAAGAACCCTGAAAATTTCCGGAAATCGATCGAAAACCTTTCCGGCAAAGATATTCAGATGAAGCAGCTGTCCGAGAAAACTATAGAAAGATTGATCCAAGATTAA
- a CDS encoding LptF/LptG family permease: MQFSLPEIRPKEWIRRIKEEFFPPKILDKYVFFEFVKIFIGALVTLGFLALMSSYSDIKGDMASSKGGKIHGWLFILFRLPQMLIQYIMNIAILFSVSFTVGQFSANKELVAMMAAGISFRRIVTPIVAFSCVLWFAAFFLKQTVVAPLNARANEEHKMLKEGDQNTLVGVVYQKHFKGQEGFYYIYYYDTKEEEIKGGFNYICLTREQTPDYLLVAQKAKFDYQKGVWILKGVEETKFDDDLQVVSVQKFAEKEYTLPEKPEYFKKLKGSVEEMNFFELSEEKENRIRKGLSYGDVDIAKHTLFAEPLLIVVLTLVGCASGFFTKRMAIVSSLGVSIGVALLYMIMDPSFKSLGENEVIPIWVASWITPMLFLSGLYVVYKSLKA; encoded by the coding sequence ATGCAATTCAGTCTTCCCGAAATCCGTCCCAAAGAATGGATCCGCAGAATAAAGGAGGAATTTTTCCCTCCTAAAATCTTGGATAAGTATGTATTCTTCGAGTTTGTAAAAATATTTATCGGGGCCCTTGTCACTTTGGGATTTTTGGCCCTTATGTCTTCGTATAGCGATATCAAGGGGGACATGGCTTCCTCCAAAGGAGGAAAGATACACGGCTGGCTTTTTATCCTATTCCGGCTTCCTCAGATGCTCATCCAATACATCATGAACATCGCCATACTCTTCTCCGTTTCTTTCACCGTAGGACAATTCTCGGCAAACAAAGAATTGGTGGCGATGATGGCTGCTGGGATCTCTTTCAGAAGAATAGTGACTCCGATAGTGGCATTCAGTTGTGTACTTTGGTTTGCAGCCTTCTTCTTAAAACAAACGGTTGTGGCTCCCTTAAACGCAAGAGCCAACGAAGAACATAAAATGTTGAAAGAAGGTGACCAAAACACCTTAGTCGGAGTGGTCTACCAAAAACATTTCAAAGGCCAAGAAGGTTTTTATTATATTTATTATTACGATACTAAAGAAGAAGAGATCAAAGGTGGATTCAATTATATCTGCCTAACCCGGGAACAAACTCCTGATTATCTTTTGGTGGCCCAAAAAGCAAAGTTCGATTACCAAAAAGGAGTTTGGATCTTAAAAGGTGTAGAAGAAACCAAGTTTGACGACGATTTGCAAGTAGTCTCCGTACAAAAATTTGCGGAGAAGGAATACACTCTTCCTGAAAAACCCGAATATTTTAAAAAATTAAAAGGTTCTGTAGAAGAGATGAACTTCTTCGAACTTTCCGAAGAAAAAGAGAACCGGATCCGAAAAGGATTGTCTTACGGAGATGTGGATATAGCAAAACATACATTGTTTGCGGAACCTTTACTCATCGTAGTATTAACCCTGGTTGGGTGCGCCAGTGGATTTTTTACCAAAAGAATGGCGATCGTTTCTTCTTTGGGAGTAAGTATCGGTGTGGCCCTTCTGTATATGATCATGGACCCTTCTTTCAAATCATTGGGAGAAAACGAGGTTATCCCTATATGGGTCGCAAGTTGGATCACTCCAATGCTCTTTTTGTCCGGACTGTACGTAGTTTATAAAAGTCTAAAAGCCTAA
- a CDS encoding HEAT repeat domain-containing protein, with product MKKSAISLAILATLIFTVSVSAEKSTEDHIKALSSGSDQEKIEASLYLGDKKEKSAVPELINLLNRSNDPKIAVPAGIALGQIGEAGDSTIALKNKVISSDNGDIVYTALVSILNIVIKNEKAEDAAKEALEFADKNRRSDEFVSDFLNVLTKKLKG from the coding sequence ATGAAAAAAAGCGCCATTTCGCTCGCAATACTCGCCACTCTTATTTTTACAGTTTCGGTTTCTGCCGAAAAAAGTACGGAAGATCATATTAAGGCACTCTCCAGCGGATCCGATCAGGAAAAAATCGAAGCTTCCCTTTATTTGGGAGATAAAAAAGAAAAGTCCGCAGTCCCGGAATTGATCAATCTTCTGAACCGTTCCAATGATCCTAAAATTGCAGTTCCTGCAGGAATAGCTTTGGGTCAAATCGGAGAAGCGGGTGATTCCACTATCGCTTTGAAAAACAAAGTGATCAGCTCTGATAACGGGGATATCGTTTATACTGCTCTTGTTTCTATCCTGAACATCGTGATCAAAAATGAGAAGGCGGAAGACGCTGCGAAAGAAGCTCTTGAATTTGCGGATAAAAACCGTAGATCCGACGAGTTTGTTTCCGATTTCTTGAACGTTCTTACTAAAAAACTGAAGGGTTAA
- a CDS encoding HesA/MoeB/ThiF family protein: MLSPEELSRYSRNILLNEVKRAGQEKLKNSVVTVIGAGGLGSPALLYLGAAGVGSIRIIDSDILDTTNLQRQIIFKHSDIGRFKSEASSENLRSLNPYIRVEGIQARLTTENAKELLKGSDLVLEGSDNFDTKFLTNDICVEERIPFITAGVLRFEGMVMGVRPGMDACFRCVYENPPPPEHVPSCADAGVIGSMAGMIGTIQVTESIQFLLNDSERDSGLFGRILQVDSRSMEFRTISAVRRKDCIVCGALH, encoded by the coding sequence ATGTTGAGTCCGGAAGAACTGAGCCGCTATTCTAGGAATATTCTTCTAAACGAAGTTAAGCGTGCAGGTCAGGAAAAACTCAAAAATTCCGTAGTTACGGTAATTGGAGCCGGGGGTCTTGGATCTCCGGCTTTGTTATATTTAGGGGCTGCCGGAGTGGGAAGTATTCGGATCATAGACTCCGATATCCTAGATACTACCAACCTACAAAGACAAATCATATTCAAACATTCTGATATAGGAAGATTCAAGTCGGAAGCTTCTTCCGAAAACCTTAGATCTTTAAATCCTTATATAAGGGTAGAAGGTATACAGGCCAGGCTTACTACAGAGAATGCAAAAGAATTACTCAAAGGATCCGATCTGGTTTTAGAAGGTTCCGATAATTTCGACACCAAGTTTTTGACTAATGATATATGTGTAGAAGAGAGAATCCCTTTTATCACCGCAGGTGTACTTCGTTTTGAAGGAATGGTGATGGGAGTTCGTCCCGGAATGGATGCATGCTTTAGATGTGTTTATGAAAATCCTCCACCCCCGGAACATGTACCTTCTTGCGCAGATGCGGGAGTCATAGGTAGTATGGCGGGAATGATCGGTACCATTCAGGTCACGGAAAGTATCCAATTTTTATTAAATGATTCCGAAAGAGATTCAGGTTTATTCGGTAGAATTTTACAAGTAGATTCCAGGTCTATGGAGTTTAGGACTATCTCTGCTGTCAGACGTAAGGATTGTATTGTTTGCGGCGCACTTCACTGA
- a CDS encoding LA_0442/LA_0875 N-terminal domain-containing protein codes for MFYLKRIFVLTLLVLIPINIFAEIQYVYMKDGRILKGEVLHQSAFKIRFRSADGKEEEILKSAIRRITFKNPETKEPPKQEKIEKPDPVLEAKLKVEEEENLKKVKEAKVTEQKTKSILSDRHSFEILGGIGRSSYESQVANFHRNVEQYGSILGGNGGFFYNSPDRKDSDAKTINLRYTWKRVIAELGGSHLNSLESVNNFGTIVYPDLSGSTTVTQAAFTPGVPYHTISYKQINAQISYTAYSKSGLEIRPILGYYKVWQKGKDDSTYELSPKNPANTDAVDWTIKYGTSFSDYLSGPSVGAALEYKWKEKWETRWEFQKQFLHGNSIYTRDQIAYLVGSFFEERAALNNQWKVNSQSISGKLIYHWKDSVFFWTGFQYSKLTYKMEHFGGDLDLGGSPLGAYVTTELIQSLTQGLAGNSVAKAIYIGAGYSLDLSKKETQ; via the coding sequence ATGTTTTATCTGAAACGAATTTTCGTTTTGACCTTACTTGTACTCATTCCAATAAATATTTTCGCCGAAATCCAATATGTTTACATGAAAGATGGGCGAATCTTGAAAGGAGAAGTACTCCATCAAAGTGCATTCAAAATAAGATTCAGAAGTGCTGACGGAAAGGAAGAAGAAATACTAAAATCCGCGATCCGCAGAATTACGTTCAAAAATCCTGAAACAAAGGAACCTCCCAAACAGGAAAAGATCGAAAAGCCCGATCCAGTGCTCGAGGCAAAATTAAAAGTAGAAGAAGAGGAAAATCTCAAAAAAGTAAAAGAAGCCAAAGTTACTGAACAAAAAACTAAATCTATTCTTTCAGATCGCCATAGTTTCGAAATTTTAGGAGGTATAGGAAGAAGCAGCTACGAAAGCCAGGTCGCAAATTTTCATAGAAATGTGGAACAATATGGTTCGATTTTAGGTGGCAATGGTGGATTTTTTTATAATTCTCCGGATCGAAAAGATTCAGATGCAAAAACTATAAACCTAAGATATACTTGGAAACGTGTTATCGCGGAACTCGGCGGATCTCACCTAAACTCTTTAGAATCGGTGAATAATTTCGGTACTATTGTATACCCGGATCTTTCTGGATCAACAACAGTTACCCAAGCAGCATTTACACCGGGCGTTCCCTATCATACAATCAGCTATAAACAAATAAATGCTCAAATTTCCTACACAGCATATTCTAAATCCGGATTAGAAATCAGGCCTATATTAGGTTATTATAAAGTATGGCAAAAAGGAAAAGATGATTCTACTTACGAACTTTCTCCAAAAAATCCTGCAAATACTGATGCGGTGGATTGGACTATAAAGTATGGAACTAGTTTTAGTGATTATTTGAGCGGACCTTCCGTTGGGGCGGCCTTAGAATATAAATGGAAGGAAAAATGGGAGACCAGATGGGAATTCCAAAAACAATTCTTACATGGAAATTCAATCTATACACGAGACCAGATCGCTTACCTTGTAGGAAGTTTTTTCGAAGAAAGAGCAGCGTTGAATAACCAATGGAAAGTAAACTCCCAATCTATTTCAGGAAAGTTGATATACCATTGGAAAGATTCAGTCTTCTTTTGGACAGGTTTCCAATATTCTAAACTTACTTATAAGATGGAACATTTTGGAGGAGATTTAGATTTAGGCGGCAGCCCTTTAGGAGCTTATGTAACTACGGAATTAATCCAATCTTTAACCCAAGGGCTTGCAGGAAATTCCGTTGCAAAGGCGATTTATATCGGAGCTGGATATTCTTTAGACTTATCTAAAAAAGAAACTCAGTGA